The Corynebacterium mycetoides genome includes the window CCTTGGCGGGTTCCACCACCCCGCACCCCACGACCTCGACCTGGCGATCGTGTCCGAGGACACCCATGCCGCGGCCTCGCTCGAGGAAAAGCTCGCCGCCTCGCTTGGCGACGGCGCGCACCTCCGCACCGTGCCCACCCCCGACGAAGCAGAGCAGCTGCTTCGTACCCGCGAAATCGAGGCCGCGTTCATCCCCGTCAGCGACTCCGCAACGCTGATGACCGCCTCCGGCGCGTCCGCCACCACGGCCGAATCCGTCAAGGGAATCTTCCAGCGCGTCGCCCAGGCCGAGGCTGTCCCGCTCGCCGTGGTCGACGTCGTCCCCGTCGCGGCCAACGACCCCATTGGGCAGAACAACTTCTTCTTCCTTGTTGCGCTCTCGGTGGGGTCCTACGCGATGTCGATCGCGATTTCGGCCGCCGGCAGCGGCCTCTCGTTCCGCCGGCGCGTCGCGGTGGCCGCCGGAGCCGCCGTGGTTGTCGCAACCGTCTTCGCCATCGCCGCCTACGCGCTGTTCGGGCTCTTCCGCGGCACCTTCGCACCCTCCTGGGCCCTGTCTGTGGTCTACTCCATCGCGGTGCTCTTCGTCGGCGTGGGGCTCCATCCCCTACTCGGGCGCTTTAGCACGCTCGTGTACGCCACCATGTTCGTCGGGCTGAACTTCACCTCCTCCGGCGGGGTGTTCGGGCCGGAGATGCAAAACGCGTTCTTCCGCACGTTCCACGAGTTCTGGATCGGCGCCGGGTTCATCGAGGCCACCCGCACCATCGAGTACTTCCCCGGCATGTCGCTCGCCCATCCCCTCGGCATCCTGGCGGCGTGGCTGCTCGTCGGCGCGGCGTGCCTGGCCATCGGGTCCGCAGTAGACCGCAAGAACGCCGAGCACCCCGTCTACTACTCGGAAAAGGACGTCGAGGAGATCGAAGAGCTCGAGGAAAACGTGGCGCCGGCTTAGCGAGCTGCCGCTTCGGAACGGGACAAAGGGCCGGCTAGCTGTATCCAAGAGGTCGCGACGGACAGCTGAGGCACGAAATGGGGGCAGAGTACTTCGCGGATGGTGGCGTGGGCTGCGAGAGTGAGTGCCCATCCCCGCTAGCGCGGGGAGCACGGACGAGCGATCTTCCGGCGTCGAGGGAACCTTCTGCACCGGGTCTCAGTCTGATCGGGTGATGGACGCTGCCAGCAGAAAGGACACATGTTCCATGAGCACATACGAAGTGACAACCGGGCAACTTGCGAGCCTAGTAAACCGCCTTGAGCCTGGGCATTGGGAGGTTATCGCCCGCTGTATCCGCCTGGATCTCCTCGCGGGATAAGCCCACCTCTACGAAGAAAATGTGGCCGATGCCCCCGCATGGACCCACTCCATCCTTTGGGAGAGTAAAGCCTCCGGGGAAATCACTGCGCTCATGCCTAAGCCCCGAGGGGCACGCTCTTTCGATCACTGCTTCCAAGAGGTTAAGGCCGCCACGCGGCTGTTGATGGCACAAGCATTCGGGCTCCCGTACAACCCGGAGATTTACGATGACAGCTCTCTATCTGTCGAAGAAACCAGCGCTCTAAAAGCATTTCTGAAATCAGATGACGCCGATGCGGCACTGCAGGAGGTAATCGAGTATGCCGTCGCACTTCGACAACGGAACGACGCCAACGCCGCTCTAGCGCTCATCCGGCACGAAACCGGGGAAGCACATGCCGAGCTTCCCGCTCCCCCCTTACCGGAGCTCCTTATCGCCTTGATTCCGCAGGTGCAGTTTGATGGCTCCTAACGGCGCTTCGCTAGCGGATCTTCTCACCACCCTTGCCACCGACAGGACGGTAGACGGCGTGGCAGGAGGGGCTCATCCCCGCTAGCGCGGGGAGCACATGAGCGTCGAGACCGTGGGAGAGGTCTCTCCCGGCTCATCCCCGCTAGCGCGGGGAGCACGACTTGACCTGTCTCAGCTCGGCGTTTTCGCGGGGCTCATCCCCGCTAGCGCGGGGAGCACTGAGATCCGTCGAGTGGTATTCTTCCTCGCATGGGCTCATCCCCGCTAGCGCGGGGAGCACGACCCCGAAGCGGCCTCCCGCGCCCGGGACGACGGCTCATCCCCGCTAGCGCGGGGAGCACTGGAGTTTGCCCCTCACGGTACGGTTTGCACAGGGCTCATCCCCGCTAGCGCGGGGAGCACGCCCCACCGATGACCTCCAGCCCAGCGACAAACGGCTCATCCCCGCTAGCGCGGGGAGCACGTAACCCCCCTGTACGGCCTGTACCATGCGGGGGGCTCATCCCCGCTAGCGCGGGGAGCACAACTCAATCGTCCGCACATCCTGCGCCGGTTCCGGCTCATCCCCGCTAGCGCGGGGAGCACCCTGCAGATGACATCACCGTAGGCGGGGTCGAGGGCTCATCCCCGCTAGCGCGGGGAGCACTAAGCAGTGTCGGGCGGAGCAGCAGGCCGCCCGGGCTCATCCCCGCTAGCGCGGGGAGCACCAGTACCTCGACTCGCTGGTGGCCCGTCAGAACGGCTCATCCCCGCTAGCGCGGGGAGCACGTGGTTGGCGGCGGCGAGGAGGGCCAAGCCAAGGGCTCATCCCCGCTAGCGCGGGGAGCACCCGGGAGGCGGAAACCGCCACCGCACACGTCGCGGCTCATCCCCGCTAGCGCGGGGAGCACGTCCCGGTCGTGGCGTTCGGTTGCCTCGTGGAGGGCTCATCCCCGCTAGCGCGGGGAGCACGCCGCGACCATGATCTGGTCGCGGGTGGACTTGGGCTCATCCCCGCTAGCGCGGGGAGCACCCCTCTACGAGCTTGGAGCGCGCCCCCACAAACGGCTCATCCCCGCTAGCGCGGGGAGCACGCCGCGACCATGATCTGGTCGCGGGTGGACTTGGGCTCATCCCCGCTAGCGCGGGGAGCACGTATTTCAGCGCGACCACGCGCTCGGCAATGTGGGCTCATCCCCGCTAGCGCGGGGAGCACTCAATGTAAACATCACCAAAGCTGTTGACGGTCGGGCTCATCCCCGCTAGCGCGGGGAGCACACGCCACGGATATGGCGAATAACGCGGTTAGGCGGCTCATCCCCGCTAGCGCGGGGAGCACGACGATGAACGTCTCGCTTTTCAGGTGTCGACGGGCTCATCCCCGCTAGCGCGGGGAGCACTTCGCCGTGGACTTGAGGGTGGCACCAACCTTGGGCTCATCCCCGCTAGCGCGGGGAGCACATGATTGAATCCACTAACTACCGCGTGGGAGACGGCTCATCCCCGCTAGCGCGGGGAGCACTACTCCGGCTGCTACGTCCACATGGCCATCCAGGGCTCATCCCCGCTAGCGCGGGGAGCACTACACACGATTTTCAGTTCCGCAACTTTTTCTTGGGCTCATCCCCGCTAGCGCGGGGAGCACGCCACACACCACCCCACAAAGGACCACCCCATGGGCTCATCCCCGCTAGCGCGGGGAGCACGATTCTTTAACCCCGACCCCGACAGGGAACGGCGGCTCATCCCCGCTAGCGCGGGGAGCACTGAAGTCGTTCGGGGACATCATCCACGGCCCAAGGCTCATCCCCGCTAGCGCGGGGAGCACGGCCTGTTCGCTGAGGGGCGGGCGCGCGGGTCGGGCTCATCCCCGCTAGCGCGGGGAGCACGCACACCGCCGCACCTTCCACCCGGGCTGCAAAGGCTCATCCCCGCTAGCGCGGGGAGCACGAGCGCGTTTCTGCTCGTCGGTCAGCTTCACACGGCTCATCCCCGCTAGCGCGGGGAGCACTTCCTGGGTCGACTTCAGGACACGATAATTCGCGGCTCATCCCCGCTAGCGCGGGGAGCACCCCGGTCTAAGGAGGGGTTATGGCTGAGGTGACGGCTCATCCCCGCTAGCGCGGGGAGCACCTGTGTGGTTGGGTGATGAGGTTCGGCGTGTTGGGCTCATCCCCGCTAGCGCGGGGAGCACCGCGCCGTGCCAATGGCGTGCAGGATGTCGGCCGGCTCATCCCCGCTAGCGCGGGGAGCACGATGTTCCTCCACTTTCGTACTTGACGTAACTGGGCTCATCCCCGCTAGCGCGGGGAGCACTGGAGAAAAATCCCCATGATGTCGGCATTATCCGGCTCATCCCCGCTAGCGCGGGGAGCACACACCTGCGCTATTTGGCTGGAGTTCCGGCGCGGGCTCATCCCCGCTAGCGCGGGGAGCACTGCTAGCCCGCGTTTAAGGCCCCTAGCGCGCCGGGCTCATCCCCGCTAGCGCGGGGAGCACGGTATCCCCCCAGGGGGTAACGTCACAGTGACGGGCTCATCCCCGCTAGCGCGGGGAGCACCTCTAGCGCGCCGTCTAAGCGCCTAAAGGGGTGGGCTCATCCCCGCTAGCGCGGGGAGCACGCAGTTGGGGCAGTTGTCGATTTGGGTTCGGCGGGCTCATCCCCGCTAGCGCGGGGAGCACCCGAGGATCTGGCTGTTGCTTGGTTCCAGGACGGGCTCATCCCCGCTAGCGCGGGGAGCACACGATCGCCTTCGGGGCACGCAGGCCAAGCATGGGCTCATCCCCGCTAGCGCGGGGAGCACTGTTGGTGGTTGTTTGGGGGCGTTCCGGGCAGGGGCTCATCCCCGCTAGCGCGGGGAGCACTGGCGTTGGCTCATCTGTCCCGCCACTACGGGGGGCTCATCCCCGCTAGCGCGGGGAGCACGGGGGACTGACTTTTTGTTGAGCCAGGTGTGGGGGCTCATCCCCGCTAGCGCGGGGAGCACTCGTCAGGAATATCCAGCCGGGGTTTCCCAACCGGCTCATCCCCGCTAGCGCGGGGAGCACGTAGGTTACCCACGTTCATGTTTTTGTCTTACCGGCTCATCCCCGCTAGCGCGGGGAGCCCGCGCTTATGCCTTGCGTGCTTTCGCGCGTTAGGGGCTCATCCCCGCTAGCGCGGGGAGCACGTTCGTGGCCTCATATGCCCCGCCGCGCCCGTGGGCTCATCCCCGCTAGCGCGGGGAGCACGCCAAGCAGGGGGCAAGTCCCCAACCGGAACTGGGCTCATCCCCGCTAGCGCGGGGAGCACTCACCGTCGAAGATCGGGTTCTGGTTCGCCATGGGCTCATCCCCGCTAGCGCGGGGAGCACCATTGTGTGTCCTTGTCGATGACGTCGAGGATGGGCTCATCCCCGCTAGCGCGGGGAGCACGCAGGTCTTTGGCGCAATTGTGCCAACTGTTCGGGCTCATCCCCGCTAGCGCGGGGAGCACCGGGTACATGCAACCTAAGCGCAACCACGTCGGGGCTCATCCCCGCTAGCGCGGGGAGCACCTTCCTGATCGCGTGCTCTTGCTTCTGCCCAGAGGCTCATCCCCGCTAGCGCGGGGAGCACCGGACACGCTCGGTCGACCAGTTGTTCGCGGCGGGCTCATCCCCGCTAGCGCGGGGAGCACGATGCGCAGCTCGCCTCCCAGCGTGCCAGCGGGGGCTCATCCCCGCTAGCGCGGGGAGCACACGTTATACCGTCACGGTATCGGCCCGGTCAAGGGCTCATCCCCGCTAGCGCGGGGAGCACCAGTCGCTTATGCTGTTTTCGACGCTTACCGGGGGCTCATCCCCGCTAGCGCGGGGAGCACGAGTTGTCTCGTGCTCGTGCGGAGACTGCGCGGGGCTCATCCCCGCTAGCGCGGGGAGCACTAGGTTGCTGGTGGGCGGTCACGGGGTTATTTGGGCTCATCCCCGCTAGCGCGGGGAGCACTCCGCTATCAGCGCGCATAGTGCTTTGTGACAAGGCTCATCCCCGCTAGCGCGGGGAGCACGGCGTGGATTAGCAGGTCAAGCAGGCTCATGGCGGCTCATCCCCGCTAGCGCGGGGAGCACTGCCATGTTTCACCCGTGGCGCGTTGCAGGCTGGGCTCATCCCCGCTAGCGCGGGGAGCACCGTTCGATAACCTGACAGATGACGACAGCCGGGGGCTCATCCCCGCTAGCGCGGGGAGCACAGCTGCGGAAGCGTACCGAAGTCCACATCGAAGGGCTCATCCCCGCTAGCGCGGGGAGCACGATCGCAGCCTCGACGGGTGATGCGTCGGGGAAGGCTCATCCCCGCTAGCGCGGGGAGCACATGTTCATGAGTTCAACAAGTTCCGTGTGACAGGGCTCATCCCCGCTAGCGCGGGGAGCACGGTTCTGCTGACGTTGTAGAGCGCCTGGCTGAGGGCTCATCCCCGCTAGCGCGGGGAGCACGCCCACCTCCTTTTAGCTCAGCTCTGCGATTAGGGCTCATCCCCGCTAGCGCGGGGAGCACGTGAATCTGATTATGCGTGAGGTTGATGCGCGGGGCTCATCCCCGCTAGCGCGGGGAGCACCTTCCGTACGCACCGAGTGCGTAAACCCTTTTCGGCTCATCCCCGCTAGCGCGGGGAGCACCGCGTGATGTTGTTCTTGGTGGTGGTCGTGGTGGGCTCATCCCCGCTAGCGCGGGGAGCACGGGGTTGTAGTTGGCTGGCTAGTTGTACCAGTGGGCTCATCCCCGCTAGCGCGGGGAGCACTCTGGCGGAGGAAGCCCGGCAGAGGGCGATGAGGGCTCATCCCCGCTAGCGCGGGGAGCACCGTCGGGTAAGGACGCTCCGGAGACGGTGCATGGGCTCATCCCCGCTAGCGCGGGGAGCACCAGTGCGGTGCTCATCGGCCTCGGCACGGGCAGGGCTCATCCCCGCTAGCGCGGGGAGCACGACGGTGGCTTTGTCGGCGCCGTCGTGGACGGGGGCTCATCCCCGCTAGCGCGGGGAGCACTTTGACGGTTCCGGGGGGTGCGAGTTTTTCGAGGGCTCATCCCCGCTAGCGCGGGGAGCACGGAGGCTTGGCGGGCATTGAATGCGGCCTGGCGGGCTCATCCCCGCTAGCGCGGGGAGCACTCAGCCGACGCCACCGCCGACAGCTCCGACGACGGCTCATCCCCGCTAGCGCGGGGAGCACTTCGCTTGGATACGCCACGCCCCCGCCATGTTGGGCTCATCCCCGCTAGCGCGGAGAGCACTGTATGAAGTGCGGATATTCGAGCCACATGCCGAGTATAGATTCAACTTGAGTGCTTCAGAACTTGGGCCTGTAGTTGCGTTGCCGTCGCGCGTTGCTCCATCCAGTCCGGCGCTCATTTCTGGCGCTGTGGCTCTTGCGGACCATGAGAGTTAGCCCATCAAAATCCTCCGGCGACCAGTCGTGCCGATGTGTCTTGAATTCCATACCTTGTTCGTTGTCGGCGGAATAAACTAGGAGAGCCCTCCCGTCTTTCACAAGCTCGGTGGTCCGTGCCCAGAGCAAATCTCTTACGCGGGCTGAGGGGCGCCCGACGAACACTCCGGGGGCTACCTCCGCCACCCATTTCGTCAGGTCACCACGTAGCCCTGCTGGACACGCGGTGACCACTAGAACCATCATGAGTCTTCCGCCCAGTTCACTCCTGCCGCGATCGTCTCCAACTCGCTCCACAACAGCAGCTCTACGTCGCTGGTTAGGTCAGAATCATCGATGTCCATCAGGTATTTCAAATCCGCCACAATGCGAGACATGAGCCGCTTCTCTACGATTTTGTCGCGCACGTGACGGCGTACCTCTACGGAGGGAATCCCTGTTCCGGAAGCGACCGCATCGAAAGCGGCTGGAATGGCGATCTCGGCTTTGTACAGGTCTGCAATGTCGTAAACGAAGGAACGATCCGTTCCGTTGTGAACAACCCCAAGTGCAGGTACGAACCCCATTCCGACAATTACAGCGTGGGCAACCCCGTAGAGGGCGGCCGAGGCTGCGGTCAATGCCTGGTTGATTGGATCTGCGGCGTCGAAGTCGTCGGGGTTATAAGCGCGCCGGTTCCAATACACCCCTGTCCGCTCGGACTCGGCAGCGTAAATCCGCTTCATTCTCGCCCCTTCTCTGCCCCGGAGCTGGGCCATGGTCAGTGTCGAAACATCCTCATCGGGAAACCGAAGTCCGTACATCTTCCTCGCGCAATCCAAGCGGCGCCTCTGGTTTGTGACAATCTCGGCTTGTGCTTCAGCCATTCGCGATGACTTCGCCGGCGGCCTTCCCCCTGCATAAAACCGCACACCTCTCTCCCCTACCCAGCAAACGGAGGTGCCTGCGTCGCCAAGCAGCGCCATTGCCGCGTAGGTGATGCGCGTGCCGGGCCCCAGCAGGAGAACGGCAATGTTGGTGGCCGGCGCATGGGCAATGCCCCGCTGGTCACTGATTGTCAACGCATTATCGCTGCGGTTGACAACGCACCGCTCTGCATAAAGGAAGCTGATCCTGTCACCCATTCGCGAAAGAGCCTTTCGCGTAACTGGCACTTCTTGCGGTGTAGACACTACGGCACCGCGTTAGTCAGGGTCAGCAAGCCACATCCGTAACCTCTCGCCCGGCCGATCCCGTTTAGGAGGGTCTCCCGGAGCGCATCCGGATCGGTGACCTCGAGAGTGCCCTGGAACCGTGCCTTCGCGATACGCACAGGGCGCCCTCTAGACCCGTTTTCCTTGGAGCGGAAGAATCTGTCGGTGCTGCGCTCGAGAATGCGAGGTACGTCCTCGACTCTCCAGTTTTCAGGCAAGCGGTCGAGCGGCGAGATGAAGAAGCCAGCCCCTTCCGCCTTTGAATAGAGCCACTTCAACTGGTTTGCTTCCGAAACGTGCGCTTTCACCTTGCCACGCTGCCCGCGCGTGAATTCAGAATAAGTAGGGTTGGCTACCAACTCGAAGCGACGCCGTTGTCCCTTCATCAGAGAATCCAGGAAGCGACCGTAGTCAGCCGTCTCGCCGGGACGTGTGTCCCATCCAGCCTGTTCCACGATATGACGCGCGGTTGGCTTTACTGGCCCCACGATGTAGAGAACATTCTCATGGTCATGCTGGTCGACTCTCCACAAAACCCTGCCCACGGTTTCATCGACGTCTGGGGGAAAGGCGGCTCGCACCGCGGCGTGCATGGCTTGCGGGTCCGACAGAAGCTTCGCTCCACCACGTGTCCGCGGGTTAATGAAGACTCTCGTAAGCGTGCTCATGCCGACACCACCGCGCTAAAGAAGCCGTCCCCGCCTTCACTCCCGAGATCGTTTTCGAACTCGACGTAACTCGACAGAACAACATTTCGCCAACCGTACTTCCGATGCTCTGGGTCGAACGAAATCGGCACATCTTGACGTGCTAACGCACCGGGCTCACCGGGCAAAGCGTCGCGGTAAATGGGGAGGTGGACTCGCCGTTCCCTCTGGCGCTTGTGGCTTTTCGTCGCATGCCACGTCCGGTGCTCACGCAGAGCATCTTCGGCGGACGCTTCCACGATGCCCAGCACAAGATCAGGTGGGACCGGGCATGAGCGTCGCCCCATGAACAGCGGATATACGGGCTCGTTGAGTG containing:
- a CDS encoding ABC-2 transporter permease — encoded protein: MSSTVTTDPAATSPLRHTLEHAGLPALMAFIMLLLYLGGFHHPAPHDLDLAIVSEDTHAAASLEEKLAASLGDGAHLRTVPTPDEAEQLLRTREIEAAFIPVSDSATLMTASGASATTAESVKGIFQRVAQAEAVPLAVVDVVPVAANDPIGQNNFFFLVALSVGSYAMSIAISAAGSGLSFRRRVAVAAGAAVVVATVFAIAAYALFGLFRGTFAPSWALSVVYSIAVLFVGVGLHPLLGRFSTLVYATMFVGLNFTSSGGVFGPEMQNAFFRTFHEFWIGAGFIEATRTIEYFPGMSLAHPLGILAAWLLVGAACLAIGSAVDRKNAEHPVYYSEKDVEEIEELEENVAPA
- the cas2e gene encoding type I-E CRISPR-associated endoribonuclease Cas2e, producing MMVLVVTACPAGLRGDLTKWVAEVAPGVFVGRPSARVRDLLWARTTELVKDGRALLVYSADNEQGMEFKTHRHDWSPEDFDGLTLMVRKSHSARNERRTGWSNARRQRNYRPKF
- the cas1e gene encoding type I-E CRISPR-associated endonuclease Cas1e, which translates into the protein MSTPQEVPVTRKALSRMGDRISFLYAERCVVNRSDNALTISDQRGIAHAPATNIAVLLLGPGTRITYAAMALLGDAGTSVCWVGERGVRFYAGGRPPAKSSRMAEAQAEIVTNQRRRLDCARKMYGLRFPDEDVSTLTMAQLRGREGARMKRIYAAESERTGVYWNRRAYNPDDFDAADPINQALTAASAALYGVAHAVIVGMGFVPALGVVHNGTDRSFVYDIADLYKAEIAIPAAFDAVASGTGIPSVEVRRHVRDKIVEKRLMSRIVADLKYLMDIDDSDLTSDVELLLWSELETIAAGVNWAEDS
- the cas6e gene encoding type I-E CRISPR-associated protein Cas6/Cse3/CasE codes for the protein MSTLTRVFINPRTRGGAKLLSDPQAMHAAVRAAFPPDVDETVGRVLWRVDQHDHENVLYIVGPVKPTARHIVEQAGWDTRPGETADYGRFLDSLMKGQRRRFELVANPTYSEFTRGQRGKVKAHVSEANQLKWLYSKAEGAGFFISPLDRLPENWRVEDVPRILERSTDRFFRSKENGSRGRPVRIAKARFQGTLEVTDPDALRETLLNGIGRARGYGCGLLTLTNAVP
- the cas5e gene encoding type I-E CRISPR-associated protein Cas5/CasD; the protein is MTFSLLLLLKGPMQAWGDESRFKTRATSATPTKSGIVGLLAAAQGRRRTDPIEDLAELTLAVRVDQSGSLLRDYQTAQPWQRDPRASASLVTRYFLSDAAFVAAVESPRRELVEGLAEALNEPVYPLFMGRRSCPVPPDLVLGIVEASAEDALREHRTWHATKSHKRQRERRVHLPIYRDALPGEPGALARQDVPISFDPEHRKYGWRNVVLSSYVEFENDLGSEGGDGFFSAVVSA